TGCCGTCGATCGTGCAAGCCACAGTGGTGGCGGCCTGGTATCTAACGTACCTTAGTTTCTTTGATACTGGCTGGAGTCCTGGATATCGGACTCTGGATTTTAATTGGCCGCCCTCCCCCCTCCACTATGGAACGGAATTCGCAACGGATAAGTATCAAGCAGGAAAAGACTTGCCCTTCTGTAAAGGCGAGCCACAGGGTAACAATCAAACATTGACATGAGTCGTCATTGTGCATTCTGAAACAAATGCCTCTCTGGCTAGAAAAAAAGTGCAGAATTAGTCTGTCTACTTACATGACACTAAGTGGGAGCCACAAACCGTTCCGGATGTGTCGATCCTTGGCTGACGTTGCCCGTCTACAGAGTATGGCAGGTGGAAACTGGAAAGAAATCCTCGCAACTTGCGGCCTTTTTGATGAAGCCCCACATGAGTCGGAGTCTTTGCGATTCACCTAGTAATAGTGTAGTAAGCccctggaagagaagcaaacAACTTGTGGCTTAGGACAAGGTACCAGAAAGGCAAAAATGTagaaagagagagggggaaaagaTCAACCTCCCTCACGTCCAAAGTAGCGCTTTCAGGCGACCATCTATCAAACGTCTTATTTTGCTGGCTCCATGTCATTTACTGACTTGGCTCCGGTAACCTTGGACCTGGTAATAGGTATTTAGGAGTAGGGTGCTATGTATTAGATGGTAGTAGGATTGGACGGTGGACTTGAATTTGGAGAGCCACAGTAGAGAAATGACAGGGCTAGCGCAAAACTTAATTTGCGGCATCATGGCAAGTATGGTATCAATAAGGACAGAACGCCTCTCCAGCCTTTTAAATCGAATAGTCAAATGTAAGACAAAGTCGCCAGGGCTAAAATCAAGTGTACATCAAAGGATGTCCGGGTGCACGTGTAAGACAATTACTCAATATCTTGAAAACATGTCGCAGCGAAGAGAAATCCATGATAGCATCGTGTTCGGCATCACAGGACGTGCACAGGAGGAAGGTTTGAGATTGCTGATCAATATAGGCGCAAGGCATTGGGAAGAGCAGATGCCTGGGGTATCCGTGTTGCAATATATCAAAAATGTAATGGTGAGAGTCCATTTGCAATTCCAGGGCCAAGCTCGAGATCACATCAACCTACTCCGAGAAAACCCCAATCTGTTCCTTCGGGTTGGTTTAGGATTCGTGTCGGTTGTTTATAGTGAAAATTCTGATTGTATGAAATCATGAGAGGGTGCCCTTCAGCCATAGGCTGCGGCACAAAtgtttgctgctgctgctggaacCCGGGCGGTATATAGCTCTGGTTGGTTGTATCGTACCGCTGTTGCATGAGCTGCTGCATGTACTGCTGTTGCGCGTGCTGTACATCAAGTGGTGACGTGACAGGGACACTCTGGGTCATTATTGGCGGCGTATCGTGCACTGGGATATGAGTCACAGGCAGGCTTTGCGGTGGATAGAATTCCTGACTCGGCGTTGATGGCTGGTGGTAATACTGTTGCTGAGCAAGGAGATACTGATCGTTTGGGATTGGAGCAGCGACTGGCGCCTGGTAAGATTGCTCCGACATCGCATCCTCAGACGGCGGTCTGGTCATTGTTCCTGACGGGTGGGAACGGTGTTGATGCTTAGTT
The Aspergillus fumigatus Af293 chromosome 4, whole genome shotgun sequence DNA segment above includes these coding regions:
- a CDS encoding putative C2H2 finger domain protein gives rise to the protein MAPGVGRDFNCSWEHCGKSFNRKSDLCRHYRIHTNERPYHCTVKDCNKSFIQRSALTVHSRTHTGEKPHVCDHEGCHKAFSDSSSLARHRRIHTGKRPYICQEPTCERSFCRKTTLTKHQHRSHPSGTMTRPPSEDAMSEQSYQAPVAAPIPNDQYLLAQQQYYHQPSTPSQEFYPPQSLPVTHIPVHDTPPIMTQSVPVTSPLDVQHAQQQYMQQLMQQRYDTTNQSYIPPGFQQQQQTFVPQPMAEGHPLMISYNQNFHYKQPTRILNQPEGTDWGFLGVG